In Rhipicephalus microplus isolate Deutch F79 chromosome 7, USDA_Rmic, whole genome shotgun sequence, one genomic interval encodes:
- the LOC142767616 gene encoding uncharacterized protein LOC142767616 produces the protein MSGGAQRDAASVAAGVAAGGDAARSWRALHADLRPTGSSADTCAADLKKPSSWEPKPPPLPDADYKVILRIRGGLDCTKLHPCVLRQLVLKAVGLPISSPDQIRVNPTSHTVLVSTSSMDRADLYHNIRTLKFNGVPYEVVTHVADPVDSCRGRFHLPLDYADEEILPTLQRCNPAMTIGAARRLSTTETILVVFRGTHVPFYINYEGCTLRCRPFRLKVEACTRCRKIGHRQDVCPSTPDAICHKCGLKDSSMDHECEPVCVVCGGAHITGSPLCKQRYKTKTPKYQTPKPSEVPSSRTPSLNRSQERGPQRGRSKSKRRGPNSTPKELDFPTQSTNPHSTSHLPNPLKVSWAQAASSNCSLSQNISLEKVLAENASLKAEIQKLKLELQSRMPLSNLSQHSEPRSFIPAQSPPAVEPTIPLPPTDMDTTMPRDTSQLPPSNKRKTPATPREEESLSDTVLTLNDRINALENKTQKKFAVIESKISHIESRFTAQETGQAAINDKLDKFLDFVQTQMQQTTAWIAAVTANNPNIAVPAFSPTPPPDNGCKP, from the coding sequence ATGAGTGGAGGCGCCCAGCGCGACGCGGCCAGCGTCGCAGCGGGCGTCGCTGCTGGAGGCGACGCCgctcgctcatggcgtgctctacATGCTGACCTTCGTCCCACTGGTTCATCGGCTGACACCTGCGCAGCGGATCTGAAGAAACCATCTTCATGGGAGCCTAAACCTCCACCACTGCCCGATGCGGACTACAAGGTGATTCTTCGGATACGCGGGGGTCTCGACTGTACCAAGTTGCACCCCTGTGTCTTACGACAACTCGTTCTCAAAGCAGTTGGACTTCCCATCAGCAGCCCTGATCAAATCAGGGTCAATCCCACCAGTCACACAGTGCTCGTGAGTACGTCAAGCATGGACCGAGCAGATTTATACCACAACATCCGGACCTTAAAGTTCAACGGAGTCCCCTACGAAGTCGTCACCCACGTTGCCGACCCTGTAGATTCTTGTCGTGGAAGGTTTCATCTCCCTCTGGATTACGCTGACGAGGAAATCCTTCCAACCCTCCAAAGATGTAATCCAGCCATGACCATTGGGGCCGCTCGCCGACTGAGCACCACCGAAACCATCTTGGTTGTTTTCCGTGGCACGCACGTCCCTTTTTACATCAACTACGAAGGCTGCACGCTTCGCTGCCGCCCATTCCGACTGAAGGTGGAAGCCTGCACCCGTTGCCGAAAAATTGGACATCGCCAGGATGTCTGCCCCTCTACTCCCGATGCAATCTGTCACAAGTGCGGACTGAAGGATTCCTCAATGGACCATGAATGTGAACCCGTCTGTGTCGTGTGTGGTGGAGCTCACATCACCGGTTCCCCATTGTGCAAACAGCGTTACAAGACTAAGACACCTAAATACCAGACACCTAAGCCCTCAGAAGTTCCATCATCCCGGACACCGAGCCTTAATCGCTCGCAAGAGCGTGGCCCACAGCGGGGTCGCAGCAAGAGCAAGAGGCGGGGCCCAAACTCGACTCCCAAAGAACTTGACTTCCCGACCCAGTCAACGAACCCCCATTCCACCAGTCATCTGCCAAACCCATTAAAGGTAAGCTGGGCACAGGCAGCTTCCTCTAACTGCTCCTTATCTCAAAACATTAGCCTAGAAAAAGTTCTAGCTGAAAACGCTAGCCTCAAGGCAGAAATTCAAAAGTTAAAGCTCGAGCTACAATCCCGAATGCCCCTTAGCAATCTTTCGCAGCATTCCGAACCACGATCTTTCATTCCTGCTCAATCGCCCCCTGCTGTTGAACCCACGATACCTCTTCCTCCTACTGACATGGACACTACAATGCCTCGAGACACCTCCCAGCTGCCACCCTCAAATAAGCGCAAAACCCCTGCCACACCACGCGAAGAAGAATCTCTCAGCGACACAGTTCTAACTCTTAACGATAGGATAAACGCCCTCGAAAATAAAACACAGAAGAAATTCGCCGTCATTGAAAGTAAGATTTCTCACATAGAGAGCAGATTCACAGCTCAGGAGACGGGCCAAGCTGCCATAAATGACAAACTTGACAAGTTTCTAGATTTTGTACAAACTCAAATGCAGCAGACCACTGCATGGATTGCGGCCGT